Within Oncorhynchus nerka isolate Pitt River linkage group LG8, Oner_Uvic_2.0, whole genome shotgun sequence, the genomic segment GTCCACCAGAAAGAACGTAGTATACCAACATCCCAGCCACCTGAAATTACAACAATCATTCAGTCCATCGCTCTACAAACAGGAAATAATCTTTATTCCATCTTCACGTTGCTCAACCTGTATGTCAGAGCTCCTCTTATATCCAGAGCCTTGTTTGTCTAATGTCTCCTTGGCCATCCAGCATTTTGTTCCCGCAGGGACTGTGTATAGAGTTGTTTGTTCCACTGTCAATCTGCGACTTATGCCAAAATCTGCCAATTTTGCATTTCCATTGATATCTGTTAAGGATAAATAATATCACAATATCATGCTTTTCATAAGTATAGATACTAGAAAATGACTTTAAGATACTGCATATGGATTTTAAATCCATAATGATGAAAGCCATGTTTTATATTTAGTGGGAGTGAAAGGCTTAACTGTGCAATGCTATAGTATCTCTCACCTATCAAAACATTCTGAGGTTTGATATCCCGATGAAGGACTTTGGTAGTTGGACCATGAAGGACACTTAAACTGCGGAGCACCTCTTGAGTGATTTTCATCAGGGCATGAGTGTCGTCCTTGGACAGGTGTGTATTAATGTACTCATCCAGAGTGTATTCACAGAGCTGAAGAGCAAGATAACCAAAGAAACTGTCTTCTGCAAAGTCCATGTATCTCACAATACAGCTACTGTCAAGCTTTGGAAGACGAAAAAATCCTTCCTCCCTCTTGAGAAACTGATAGTTTGACCTGATCATTCTCTTTATAGCTACTTCAGTGCCATCATCCCTCAGGCCCAAGAAGACCTCAGTTCCATCACTTCCCTTTGCTATGCGAAAGTAATCATTATATATAAGAGTGAGGTTTCCTACTTTATAACATGTACATTCATCCACGTTGGCAAGCTTCTCTAACTGTGTCTCCCACCGCTTGCTGACTTTGAGCCATTTGCGCTGTAATGGTGACGTGTCAGTGGTGGGGTGGAACGGCTTGACACTAGAACACTCATCAAGGCCAGATTCCTCAACAGCAGTAGATGAAGTATTGAAGGCTAAACAGGTTTTATTTTcttgtgtgtctgtctcttcttTTGGTATGTCTTGTTTTTCTGCTGTTCTCTTCATCTTCTtaatcttcttcctcttcttcttcttggttTCTGACAAATAACTGTCTTTTGAATCTTCACTTGTTGACATGGAGACACAACGTTGTCTGTCTAAGGACATGTTTAGATCTCTCAGCTTTACTTTCAGGTTTTCATCCCTTCCCCAGTTAAGTAGTCCTTCAGGTACCAGAGTCAGTCCCAGAGAGCGGATGTAACCAGGAACACAACTAAATGTGTAAAGATCTGCTAGCAACGCATAGGCATACATCCTCAATTCATAGGGATAACCCTTCCTCTGTGTGCATGGGACAATGTGCTTGCATATTTCCTCAAGGTCAGAGTTGCTCCAACGATCCTTGTCTTTTGTCTTCTGTGTGATGCAACAGAGCGTAACAATGATCAATGGAACAAGATAATCTTCTGTTTTACAGGAAAGCAGTTTCACTAACTCAGGAATTAGGGTAAGTGACACCTCATTAGGTATTTCCTTCATTGCGCAAACAACTCTATATAAGGATTTCAATGCACCTGCCCTAAATTTCAGAGGAACTGTGGACAGACGTTTGCTTACATCTTCAACATAGAAAACTATTTTCTTGGAGTCGTTCAACCATTTAATGGATTTCTGGAAGTATTCGTCTTCATTTGCACCTTCAACGTTAAAGCACAAGTCAATCAGTGTGAGGTGGGTTTGTGGGTTCTGCTCTAGTAAGTGAAGACCATAGTGCTTGAAAACATCTGTTGGGGATGTTTGTTTTATTGCTTGTGCAAAATGTAAAAAAAGCTTGATTTTGGAAAAGAACTCGCTCTCTTTAGCAAAGTTTCCAATTATTCTTTCCAATTTCTGATCAATTGCAGGATGGACGCCATGATTTAGCCACATTAAAGCTCCAGATTTGAGAAGCTCCTTCACAATATCCTCTTTGTCATGTGCTAATTGAATTGGAAATAATGGTTGTTCTGCTAGACCATTTGGATCTGCCTTTGCTTCCAGTAATGTTGTCACTATATTCACTGGAACTTTACGCAGTCCAGCATAATGCAGTGGTGCTAAATATCTCTTTGATGGTTTGTTGGGGTCAGCACCTTTTCCCAGAAGAAATGTACAAATCTCCTGATTTGCAAATGAAACAGCAGCCATTAATGGGGTTACTTCATCTTGTAACTCAACACAAGGGTACAATGCATTGATGTCCGTGCCTCTAatcaatttcttcagcctctgcAGATTATTATTAATAATGCACTTGATAATAGGATCTGTTGGCTCTGAGATAACCAGTCTGGCCAGGAGTTCTTGAAAATCAATCTTGTGTTCCATAACTCCCGACGATTTTATCTACGCAGGGATATCTGAGGAAGAAAAGCAGTGCGGTGAGTACAGTGAACTGTTCAATTAAATACAAATAATTCTGGGACATAAAGTAGGCCTGACcttttattattttatatatCTATTCTAcacttatactgaacaaaaatataaaagcaaccattttaaatgtgcctcaggatctcgtcacagtatctctgtgcattcaaattgccatcgataaaatgcaattgtttgttgtccgtagcttatgcttgCCCATTCCATATCCACACCGCCAACATGGGGGACTCTGTTCAAAGGGACATCAGTAAACCGTGATATATGAGTCTGATATagcacggctgtcagccaatcagcattcaggtttTAACCACACAGTTAATAAAAATCTGCGTAAACTGGGTgagtcgagccctgaatgctaactggctgacagcagtggtatatcagaccgtataccacgggtatgacaatttttatttttactgctctaattatgctGGTTACCAGTTTATAATAACGATAAGGGACCTcgtgggtttgtgatatatggccaatataccacagacaagggctgtgtccaggcactagaacagcccttagccgtgttatattggccatataccacacctcctcaagCCGTATTGCTTAAATATAGAACACATTTTTTTAGGCTATATAAGAACCCTTTTCTAGGCTCTCTTTTTTATCTTCAAGAGTGTACTTACTGTACATTACAATTGGGTGGAGTTCATTAGGAGTGTAATAGATAAATAATACAATTCCTGTACTGTTTTCTCAAATAGTCTGCCACAGTGGAAGCGTCATAATACCCTTAAAATCCCAGAAATGGTTCCAACAGTTTTTCGGCCATTCATTTTCACATTGCTTGCgctccaaacacttaaaagacacaccctatcccctcagcCCACAAAtgaagtggacacttctgatgacgtgTCAGACATCTTacgagtatacacttgcagggcaagAGAGGAAGGATTTTTAAAACGTTTCTATAGTTGGTAAAAACACCACATTTTCTAACCgtacaaaaataaattgaactgtattttaagacaattaaatgctctactaacaaaaaagctgtacGAATAATAAGTGTatgtatgtcccttaaggtccttgtgtaatgtgaAATTCTACCCCCTAGGCCAATTGTCCtttgtatatatacacactcgtGTTCCCACATTTACtttctgtattgatttgttgttaatataaacattttttaaagatgGAATAATTTTGACTGCCCTTGCCCAGAAATTCATCACTTGTTCATCGCACAATGATTGTTTTCAGCCACAGGTAGCTGGTGGGTGCTTCATATGCGCTACAGTCAGTAATGattgcatgtctacttatattaacTATATAACGTAAActtgtacatcgccttggtccgtacaattgcccttattttagcgccccaaaaacgtattacttccagatcaactgtaatgtcaataccattgtaaagcacaatttctcccctttccaacaaaatcaATTACATGACTTAAAacactgcccgtttctgcataattgaagcaggcaatgagccccgttgggtctctaaaatgtaaataaaacactataaagagtttatataatgtctcATTACATACCTATGTTTAGTTttgtcgaatttgaatcgggattttagggcggtgctaaagtgatcttagaagtaaacagcggctttgagtATGATGAGAGCATGCAATGATGAcgaaaaaaatgactaggtatcccccttaacccgtcactgtccatttcttgtttttaaaggaatggagaagtgctacacctggtggagggagattgtaagacagaaatagttgcttcaTGCCTGCTGTAAAGGAGGGTCcgtttttttcaacttttctccaatactatattgccattaccatgtcgatcaacgtttgaatagaaacctagttcacacccccgattttgaagtcaacacagtcgctacagtcccattagttatctttgtagcctcgtttgaatgttgcggttgcgcacatttgtacggaatgcggtgagtttacgttaattattaatatacgcctactgtatgatagctagcaaattaatGAGCTAATTAACGTTAGCCTGCCCATCTACTTCTGGAGGAAAtgtttatttctacaatttccaaaagataACCAAACAATGCATTACTTTTATGAGAACTttgtgcattagtagcacaatttctaacttatttacattcgtttttacttacacttgtatgttgacttcaTATCGACGTAGAGTTTTTAGTTTTGGCGATACTTTTTTTCGCGGATATACAATCATCGCGAATTGAATTACGGGGCGTTTCAAGCCCCGATATGAACATAATTGGACACTGGCAAACTCCATTAAAAAATAGGGCATACGTTGCAAACGTCCTTGCTTTGGCTAATCATTTGAACCGACGACAAATATGGCTGAGGGACTTTCTCCTCCCCTCCAAGGACTGAAGGTTTAGGGCTGTCTACTTTGAGTTTGAAACACAACCATTTAATTCAATTAATTGTGTGTTTGTTGTAGGCTTACCTTGGCGTGACGTTCTGATAAACCGTGTATTCCCTTCAATTTATTCCCCAAAAATTGCTATGCTAAATATTTATAAAAGTTAACACGTCCGAGAGAGATTTGCGCGGTTATCAATGTGCCAccccagggtaagcctacacgaaacacagatcTTATATGAAATAGTTTTAAACACCCAGATGGAAAAATAAATGGCGAAATAACAAATGGAACGATTTCCGGGTTTTATGATTCATACTGTGGCACTAATAAAACATGCAGTTTGACAGCTCTGGTGCATACCAACTAAATGTGTGGTTTACCTGACTAAAGTACGGTTGACAGACTTTTGGAAAAAACAACCATTTTAATAGTTTCAAATACGGAGGATGTGTTGTTTCCACTAACATAACTTGGAAAGAGCAACATTCACTGGACTGTGCCAATAGCTTCAAAAATATATTAAAGTAAAAGTACATACCCCTTAGTTCTTTAGATGAGAAAGGCTGAAGTTACAGTGCCCGCACTACTGATGAGTAAATAACATCGCCCGCGTTCGAGAGCACCAAAGCGACTGTTGACTGACTGATCGACAAATCACCCAAACACGGACATTAACGGTGCTTCCTTAAATCACAGCGGAAGAGGCGTAGCCCAAACGCAGAGTTTGTAAACCCTGTTGCGCAACATCGCGATACTTTCGGGAACCCTTGCGACGCACaatcggcccagcgtcgtccgggttaggggagtttAGCCGGACTTAATGTACTTTTAATTATAAAAATTgtatgtatatgtttttattaacaacaaatcaatacaggaagtacatgtgggaacacaagtatatataaataatatacaaaggacattttttacatttatatttttttatgttttattaacaacaaatcaatacaggaagtacctgtggGAACAAAAGTACATATAAATAATATACAAAGGACAATTGGGCTacggggtacaatatcacattacacaaggaccttaagggacatacatACACTTATTATTCTAagagcttttttgttagtagagtttTTAATTGTCTTTAAAATACAGTTCTATTTCTTTTTGTAAGGTAAGAAAATGTGGTGTTTtatttgtaaatttacatttgtgaatatgaCATTTTGTCAAAAGAATAATGACATTAATTACATaaatgtttcagcttatttcttttcgtaggtaaagaatccaagcactacatctctccacaacagtgtaaaatcttcataaatatgttcaattataaatctactgatgtctttccacagttttcttacatgaatacaatgccaaaaaatatgcaacactgtttctgggtggtcattacaaaaggaacaATTtaagttgatgttttccttaaacttcttcatatagtggttggcaggataatatttatgaataattttaaaggaaacttccttaattttgttaacaagtaggtatgtgtgtggcaacatccaaacttttttccaacagacaTTATCAATAAATCTATTCCAATAAgtcatgacataaggtatagatacaacatcctgctgaaacaaggttcgtattgctctgttgttgaatggaccaaaagaaatgagtcaacagggtcaatagaaggtaggctctgagggtcaggtcttgacacgttcctgaataataaagcaacacacgagggaatggcatctaaaacaattgcaaaatctttagatgttaccttgtaaagtgataagaattccttaTAACTAAGTAAAGGACCCTCTGTATTTACCAGTTGGCTctccaataggatattatttcgggaaccaatattctaaaaacaaagaagtatttttatacaatatatcccgattattccatatataataccTGTGTGGAGGAAAATTATGCTTATAAATTAAGGatcatgacaagaaaacctgccgatgaaaagcagaaagcttcactggaactttgtcaatattacaattgcaaaccaacatgaagttaaggccaccaaaagtagagaagacatgataaGGAATACAATTATAAAAGGAGGAATTATGAGGAATAAAATGATCACATAGAAGTGGGTTTTCTTtggaattgttttatccaattaatcttaaaagtattatttaaggtagtaaagtccagaaaagtcagcccaccattctcataagtgttcagttttcctaatgtaatgggtacggtttttccacagaaagttgaaaagcatctggtctatctccatgcttattttactgtcaagatataaagatagagcgccttcaacaaacagattaccgaccatttcgaatctcaccataccttctctgctatgcaatctggtttcagagctggtcatgggtgcacctcagccacgctcaaggtcctaaacgatatcttaaccgccatcgataagaaacattactgtgcagccgtattcattgatctggccaaggctttcgactctgtcaaccaccacatcctcatcggcagactcgacagccttggtttctcaaatgattgcctcgcctggttcaccaactacttctctgatagagttcagtgtgtcaaatcggagggtctgctgtccggacctctggtagtctctatgggggtgccacagggttcaattcttggaccgactctcttctctgtatacatcaatgaggtcgctcttgctgctggtgagtctctgatccacctctacgcagacgacaccattctgtatacttccggcccttctttggacactgtgttaacaaccctccaggcaagcttcaatgccatacaactctccttccgtggcctccaattgctcttaaatacaagtaaaactaaatgcatgctcttcaaccgatcgctacctgcacctacccgcctgtccaacatcactactctggacggctctgacttagaatacgtggacaactacaaatacttaggtgtgtggttagactgtaaactctccttccagacccatatcaaacatctccaatccaaagttaaatctagaattggcttcctatttcgcaaacaaagcatccttcactcatgctgccaaacatacccttgtaaaactgaccatcctaccaatcctcgactttggcgatgtcatttacaaaatagcctccaataccctactcaacaaattggatgcagtctatcacagtgcaatccgttttgtcaccaaagccccatatactacccaccatcgcgacctgtacgctctcgttggctggccctcgcttcatactcgtcgccaaacccactggctccatgtcatctacaagaccctgctaggtaaagtccccccttatctcagctcgctggtcaccatagcatctcccacctgtagcacacgctccagcaggtatatctctctagtcacccccaaaaccaattctttctttggccgcctctccttccagttctctgctgccaatgactggaacgaactacaaaaatctctgaaactggaaacacttatctccctcactagctttaagcaccaactgtcagagcatcttacagattactgcacctgtacatagcccacctataatttagcccaaacaactacctctttcccaactgtatttaatttatttatttattttgctcctttgcaccccattatttttatttctactttgcacattcttccattgcaaaactaccattccagtgttttacttgctatattgtatttactttgccaccatggccttttttgcctttacctcccttctcacctaatttgctcacattgtatatagacttgtttatactgtattattgactgtatgtttgttttactccatgtgtaactctgtgtcgttgtatgtgtcgaactgctttgctttatcttggccaggtcgcaattgtaaatgagaacttgttctcaacttgcctacctggttaaataaaggtgaaataaaaatatgttagtctagagatatcTTCAGCCTTCGTTATTAGGACTCTTCCTTTTAAAGataagtgtcacgttctgacctttatttcctttgttttgtcattatttagtatggtcagggcgtgaattgggtgggcagtctatgtttgtttttctatgttttggggtatttctatgtttcggcctagtatggttctcaatcagaggcaggtgtcattagttgtctctgattgagagtcatacttaggtagcctgggtttcactgtgtgtttgtgggtgattgttcctgtctttgtgttttgcaccagatagggctgtttttggttttccacggttattgttttgtagtgttcatgtttatctgtttttattaaacatgaatcaatataaccacgctgcgttttggtcctcctctacttcaccacaggaaaaccattacaataagtccctctgtagccattgatttagcttcTTCATCGTTTTTTTAACAAGAGGGTTCAAATTTAGTAAGCCTCTtgacttctgatcctttgtaatggttatgcctaaatatggAAGTTCTTCTTTaactggaataccataatatgaaggtgtcacacaatctttgacagccatgagttcacatttattaatgttaagatatagaccagacgctttggaaaaggattgtaaTCACATTAatcgatatgggaatttggttagcgtctttcagaaaaagtgtcGTATCGTCAAccagctggcttataataatttctttaccagctatggaaataccttgtacaggactattatttaaagaatttgtAAGAAGTTGGCTGGTTAATAAAAACATGTatggagagataggacaaccttgcctaattcctcGCTTTAACTGAAATCGaggtgaggtgccatatttcaatttgatagagctgttaccatgtgtatagagagtcttaatagcctaacagaaaaaatccccaaagccaagtctctgtgtcaaatgctttataaaaatataaaaataatatgaagctatcctcGGTTTTTAGGTCTGAGTAGTGAAGTATgtctaatactagtctgacattgttagaaatatgtctgttcctcataaagccagactgtgtttcatcaatgattgcatccagGACTTCTTTCATTCTTTTTGCAAGTAGTAAGGCTAAtatcttatagtcattattaagaCAAATTGGACACCAGTTATCGATGAGCAGCACTTCTTTTTTAGActtaggtatcagtgttattaaTCCCTGACTCATTGTAGGTTGGAGAACATTGTATTTAATACTCTCTAAAAAGACTTCAAATAGGGAGGgagctacttgttcagaaaataatttgCAAAATTCTTatgtaattccatcaacacctggtgatttattgttctttagatATTTGATAGACTCTATAATCTCTTCAACTTGATGGGTTCGTCACACTGTTTAGATTCTATATCACTGATagagtgaacattattcagtgagtCAAAAAACATATCTATGGATTCATGACAGtatacaattttctgtaaaaaTTGATAAGAGTATTTAGCCATTCATTTTTGACcatctgtaataacaccatcaatgtttaacttatggatagtgttatttgtagagtgaaatttctcaagtctaaagaaataggatgaattctgttctccctcctcgaTCCATTTTTTCCTAGATCTAATAAAGGCTCCTCTGCTtttaatctatatatattatccagtttattattttgtaactcaatcagttccatcttctcctccgcCGAGAGGCTGGCCggggacctctgagaaagggaagttatcttaatgatcaccttttcctcctcggctcttctggtcttagcaagattactaccatattttctaaggtatttggacacctcaaatgtaaagagctcccagttcttgcaataagatttttcttcacaggccctttcccaaaagtgtgaaatcagatctttaacctcaaacttaactatatcattatttaataacgagctatttagcttccagtaggatgctctaccaaggttagtATCAGGGCTAAATATTTTGATATCAATGTAAATGGCCCTATGGTCTGTGAGTGGAGGAGTACAAATATTTGTACACTCACTGTCAATTCATTTGGATATAAGCCAAAAATCTGTTAGAAATTGATAAGCAAATAAAAATAAGGCCTTGCGCTTCACATTGTTTTTCGCAACCCCCtagcattaagagaaactatagacaaagacaaaacaacaaagatgatataAAACTGTAAAGGTGATATAGATGATAtaaactgtagtaggatgagtcaaAAGCATAGGAACAGTAAACGTAAGCGATAAGGAACAGAGATCGGCACCATTTAAGTCAACTTAAAGTGAAAATAGCTTATTCCATAAACTCTGAGCTAGATGTTATCCGGCTTTTGAAATTCAACTCAACAGAAAATTATGTTCAAGACCAAACCAAGGGTTCTTTGTAGTAAGAGACTAAAAACCCTCTTTAGTGTAATCAGGAACTATTCTGAGAAATACAATAGAAGATAATAATTTAAATTAAAGGGTACCTACTATTTTAAGTGCATATGAAAACTGATCATAAAAAAAtggaataaaaaatgttttacatacacATGTTCCTAAGACCTTTTTCACTTGGAAATAAGTATTAATAACTAAATAGAACAATAACCGTGTAAAGTCAGAGCAGACCTGTATGCCCTTTAAAACAGTATCTTGGTTACTGTatacataaaaaaataaatacaatgttCAGTCTTCGTAAGTTTGTAAAGAAAATAGGCCTTCTGGTCATACAAGAACAAACTAATAAATTGAGGTACCTGAGTATTCCAAAAAATAGTCACCTGATGCTTGTTAGGTGACGTTAATCAATACAAGGAAAATGAGAATAAAATGGCCGAAACCATAAATCTGTTCCTTCTGGTGAGATTTTGGAGAGGCATATGGATTTCTGAATCATTGATGAAGCCTCGTCCTCCGACGAAGTAAGCAGCCTTTCCCTCATTTCGTGCTATCTTGATCGTTGGCCACAACTTGTTCCTTCTTTCTATGTCCTCTGGGCTGAGATGCTCAGCGAAACGCATACCATGGCTCTGAAGGAAGGCGTTCTTCCTAGCAGCtttccagacagcatccctgtagaatctgGCAGTGAAGAGGATGATGATTACCGCTAGGTCTTGAATCGTTTTGCTGTTGCTTCTTGCCGAGGCGATGCACAACGTCGATGGTATCACCAACTTTGTTCTACTCTGCAGGCATAACTTCTTGGCAGATGTGGATAGCATCTCCTCGCACATcctcattctccacctctggcacaccgtagagtctcaggttccatcttctTGTGTATTGCTCCAGGTCAGTGAGATGTCTATGGTAGACATTGTTATTCTTTTTCACACTTTTTTCAACTTTTGCCACTCTCATTTTCACATCCTTGATTTCACCACATGCAAACTTCAGTCTATCAAGCCTTTGATAACCATGGTGTTTCCGCCTACCATTTTCTCAGTGGCGTCAGACCTGGAGTTGATGAGTAAGGAGAGGGTAGCCACGATGTCAGAGTTCATGTTGGGTTTTTTGGAGGGTAGAGGTTTGCATGGAGTAACCGGTAAAGAGGGGAATTTGTCATCTTCAACAGCATGATATTATCCATAGGGCAAGCGCAGTTATGGCAGTTGTCTATAAGCACGTTTCTCTCTTGTTGATTAGCAATAGAACTGGTAGCTTCTTCCTTTCTTTTTTTGTCACGACTTTGCATGGACAATAAATGATCCAATTCTTATTCCAGTCACAGGAAGGTTCTTATATCTCgaacaaataaaaacagaaatagtaATGACTGTAAACTTGTTTTTTTTTCACAATCCTTCTGAAGTGTGGTGCGGAGCTCTGTAAAAAAGTGTCTGTTCAAGCCGCCACCTTGGCCTCCTTCCTTTAGccagccgggatgtccttgtcacaCCGGGCTCTAGTGATTCCCGTGGCGAGCCGGAAGCATGCACGGTCACCAAGGTGTaaggtgtggctggcttccagtgtgtcaagaagcagtgcagctcgggtcatgtttcggaagacgcatggctctcgaccttcacctctcccgagtccgtacgggagttgcagtgatgggacaagactgtaactaccaagtgcggagaaaaaggggtaaacgGTATAAATAAAGTGTCTAGTAGTACAATCAAGCTGTTTCCAAAGTTTACTGTTGAGTATATTCAACCCTAGCTAAAAGCCTATAGGCCTATTTATTAAAAAGTTCACCACTTTAAGTCCGAAATTGTAGTGAGAACATTGTCACAtgtttaatttgtatttattttatttaacctttatttactaggcaagtcagttttacagttcatatttacaatgatggcctaccaaaggGCAAAatacctcctgcggggacgggggctaatataatatatattaatacaAATCCCAT encodes:
- the LOC115122193 gene encoding uncharacterized protein LOC115122193 isoform X1; protein product: MEHKIDFQELLARLVISEPTDPIIKCIINNNLQRLKKLIRGTDINALYPCVELQDEVTPLMAAVSFANQEICTFLLGKGADPNKPSKRYLAPLHYAGLRKVPVNIVTTLLEAKADPNGLAEQPLFPIQLAHDKEDIVKELLKSGALMWLNHGVHPAIDQKLERIIGNFAKESEFFSKIKLFLHFAQAIKQTSPTDVFKHYGLHLLEQNPQTHLTLIDLCFNVEGANEDEYFQKSIKWLNDSKKIVFYVEDVSKRLSTVPLKFRAGALKSLYRVVCAMKEIPNEVSLTLIPELVKLLSCKTEDYLVPLIIVTLCCITQKTKDKDRWSNSDLEEICKHIVPCTQRKGYPYELRMYAYALLADLYTFSCVPGYIRSLGLTLVPEGLLNWGRDENLKVKLRDLNMSLDRQRCVSMSTSEDSKDSYLSETKKKKRKKIKKMKRTAEKQDIPKEETDTQENKTCLAFNTSSTAVEESGLDECSSVKPFHPTTDTSPLQRKWLKVSKRWETQLEKLANVDECTCYKVGNLTLIYNDYFRIAKGSDGTEVFLGLRDDGTEVAIKRMIRSNYQFLKREEGFFRLPKLDSSCIVRYMDFAEDSFFGYLALQLCEYTLDEYINTHLSKDDTHALMKITQEVLRSLSVLHGPTTKVLHRDIKPQNVLIDINGNAKLADFGISRRLTVEQTTLYTVPAGTKCWMAKETLDKQGSGYKRSSDIQVAGMLVYYVLSGGHHPFEGPLGEELEQNRNIIKGTYTLEHVADEVAKDLIEWMINEDPAGRPTVEETLNHPLFWKPQRKVEYLRIIGNEVGKYSDADQKLLEALKQSATERTFCQWRSKLPSELMKKMDGKQPYPENMLGLLRFIRNLHEHNAEVLESVDLMNMFPDLFGCVYMLAKKQSWNSRPGLKNVFQRDLSS